In one Winogradskyella sp. MH6 genomic region, the following are encoded:
- a CDS encoding ABC transporter permease, producing the protein MKRFIGFIKKEFYHIFRDRRSLFILFGMPIAQILLFGFAITNEINNVDIAILDHSKDATTQEIINKISASKYFSIKQIIDREADIESVFKKGKVKAILNFEQDFSQNLIKDHNATVQVITDATDPNTANTISNYINAILQNYLQQQNKHIKIAYQIIPETKLLFNPELKSVYMFVPGVMTVILMLVSAMMTSISITREKELGTMEVLLVSPLKPFQVIIGKVVPYIFLSIINATIIILLSLFVFKMPVQGSLILLGLESVLFIITSLALGILISTISASQQTAMMISLMGLMLPTILLSGFIFPISSMPFPLQVISNIVPAKWFIIIVKGIMLKGVGLGFILKENLILIAMTLFFIGLSVKKYKIRLE; encoded by the coding sequence GTTTGGTTTTGCCATTACCAACGAAATCAACAATGTGGATATCGCCATTTTGGATCATTCAAAAGATGCCACCACTCAGGAAATCATCAATAAAATTTCAGCTTCTAAATATTTCAGCATCAAACAAATCATCGATAGAGAAGCTGATATCGAATCGGTTTTTAAGAAGGGAAAAGTCAAGGCTATTTTAAATTTTGAACAAGATTTTAGCCAAAACCTCATCAAAGACCATAATGCAACTGTACAAGTAATCACAGATGCCACAGACCCAAACACAGCAAACACCATTAGCAATTACATTAATGCCATTTTACAGAATTACTTGCAGCAACAGAACAAGCATATTAAAATAGCATATCAAATTATTCCGGAAACCAAGCTTCTGTTCAACCCAGAGCTTAAAAGCGTGTACATGTTTGTTCCTGGTGTAATGACAGTTATTTTAATGTTGGTTTCCGCAATGATGACGTCTATTTCCATCACGCGCGAAAAAGAATTAGGTACAATGGAAGTATTACTGGTGTCACCTTTAAAACCATTCCAGGTCATTATTGGTAAGGTAGTGCCTTACATATTTTTATCTATTATCAATGCAACCATTATTATTTTATTAAGTCTTTTTGTGTTTAAAATGCCTGTTCAAGGCAGCTTGATTTTATTAGGATTGGAAAGTGTGTTGTTCATCATCACATCACTTGCGTTGGGCATTTTAATTTCAACAATTTCAGCTTCACAGCAAACCGCTATGATGATTTCTTTAATGGGACTCATGCTGCCAACCATCTTACTTTCTGGGTTTATTTTTCCTATTTCCAGCATGCCATTTCCATTACAAGTTATTAGCAATATTGTACCTGCGAAATGGTTTATCATTATTGTTAAGGGCATTATGCTAAAAGGTGTTGGATTGGGATTTATTTTGAAGGAAAATTTAATACTGATAGCTATGACGCTATTTTTTATAGGACTGAGTGTGAAGAAATATAAAATTAGACTGGAATAA